The Cytobacillus sp. NJ13 sequence CGCTGGGCGTTTTAATCGGGGAGGATCTTTCCTTGACCAAGTCGCAAATTGGCATGCTCCCGGCGGCTCTCTTTTTGGGCCAGGCGATCATTTCAGTTCCAGCCGGCTTTCTGACTGACCTGGCAGGCTCCCGTAAATTATTGGTCCTGGCTTCGGCTTTAATGGGGTTAGGCTTTCTGTTCATGACCTTGCTTCATGATTTCTGGCTTGTCCTGTTATTGATTGTTATCGGCGGAATTGGGTATGGTTCCATGCACCCGATCACAAATAGAGGCATCATTTATTGGTTCCCGCTCAAACAGCGGGGAACAGCAATGGGAATAAAACAAACCGGCATCACAGCAGGGTCGGCTCTGGCCAGTTTGATACTGCTTCCGCTTAGTGTAACTTTTGGCTGGAGAATTGTACTTCTTACGGCCTGCATTCTTTTATTGGCGGGCGGATTCGTCTCCTATCATTTTTACCGGGATCCGCCTGAACTGGAACAAGCGAAAGGCAGCAGCATGAGTTTGCTCCAATTTTATAGATCGATGTTTAAAATGTTTAAAAATAAAGCCTTAATGCTGATAAGCTTTAGTGCTCTCGGTTTGAATGGCACGCAAATGTGCTTAAATACGTATATTGTTTTATTTGCCTATGAACAGCTGAAAATTTCAATCTTTTTATCAGGTATTCTCCTGGTTATATCTGAAGTATCCGGAACCGTTGGCAGGGTTGCCTGGGGAATCATAAGCGACAGGCTGTTTGAAGGAAAGCGTGTTGTAATCCTTATGATTATTACCATTATTACCGCATTGGCCAGTACGTCAGCTGCTGTCATAACTTCAGCCCCTTTTTGGGTAATGGTTCCCATTACAGCTCTTTTTGGATTTGCAGCTTCAGGATTCAATGGCATCTGGATGAATCTTGCAAGTGAATTGGTTCCGAAAGAACAAGCTGGCATCTCAAGCGGGATCAGTATCACACTGGGATCAGCCGGAGCCATTATCATTCCGCCCTTGTTCGGTTTAATCGTGGATAAGACTGGTCAATTTTCTTCAGGGTGGTTTTTAATCACAGGTATGATGTTTATAGTTTTTACTTTACTGACAGCATTATCGATGATGAATAAAAAGAATAACTTTGTTATTTAAAAGTGGAAGGAGTGATTCGTTTGGAATTTAACCCCTCGGAACTTGGAGAAAAAGAAGTGTACAAATTATTAACCGGATCTGTCGTCCCAAGGCCGATTGCCTGGGTTTCCACTGTATCTGAGGAAGGCGGCCAGAATCTCGCACCTTTCAGTTTTTTCACTGTTGTTTCAAGAAATCCGCCCATGCTCTGTATTTCAATTGGACCTGGCGTGGGCGACAGGGAAGGAACAGAAAAAGATACATTGGTCAATATTCGAGCAACAAAAGAGTTTGTCATCAATGTAGTTCCTGCGCCATTGGGAAACCAAATGCAAAAAAGTGCAGAGAATCTCCCGCGTGAGGCTGATGAGTTTGAAGCGGCAGGGCTTTCCGATGCTGAAAGTCGTTTGGTTGCACCTAGGAGGGTAAAAGAAGCACCAATCCATATGGAATGCAAGCTGGAACAGATAATTAAGCTGGGAAGTGATCATCTTATTATT is a genomic window containing:
- a CDS encoding MFS transporter — its product is MSNSLAEKQFAINENPWKMLLFLLLAQLMVAFVGRSIGPLGVLIGEDLSLTKSQIGMLPAALFLGQAIISVPAGFLTDLAGSRKLLVLASALMGLGFLFMTLLHDFWLVLLLIVIGGIGYGSMHPITNRGIIYWFPLKQRGTAMGIKQTGITAGSALASLILLPLSVTFGWRIVLLTACILLLAGGFVSYHFYRDPPELEQAKGSSMSLLQFYRSMFKMFKNKALMLISFSALGLNGTQMCLNTYIVLFAYEQLKISIFLSGILLVISEVSGTVGRVAWGIISDRLFEGKRVVILMIITIITALASTSAAVITSAPFWVMVPITALFGFAASGFNGIWMNLASELVPKEQAGISSGISITLGSAGAIIIPPLFGLIVDKTGQFSSGWFLITGMMFIVFTLLTALSMMNKKNNFVI
- a CDS encoding flavin reductase family protein, encoding MEFNPSELGEKEVYKLLTGSVVPRPIAWVSTVSEEGGQNLAPFSFFTVVSRNPPMLCISIGPGVGDREGTEKDTLVNIRATKEFVINVVPAPLGNQMQKSAENLPREADEFEAAGLSDAESRLVAPRRVKEAPIHMECKLEQIIKLGSDHLIIGRMVHYHIDDDYYLDNYKVNLEKLQPLGRLAGNYSESSEFFKLPR